ATACGGCCAAAACTGAACGCAGTATTCCCAACAACAGCTTTACCAAGGGCGAGGTGCTGCGCTATAAAGTGCACTACGGCCTGATCAACGCCGCCGAGGCCACCGTGGAGCTGTCCGACGAGATTCACAAAGTCAATGATCGGCCCTGCTACAAGGCCACCGTCACGGGCAAAACCACCGGCTCCTTCGACTTCTTCCTGCGCATTCGCGACACGTGGCGCTCCTACATCGACACGACGAGCATTTTGCCCCAGCGCTTCTTTCAGAATATCGAGGAGAACAGCTTTCGCAAAAAGGAATACATGGATTTCGACCACAATAAGAACCTAGTGCAGGTCGAAACCCACCGCAAGCAGGATCCGGTCAAGAAAGGCTCATTCAAAACCCCCGACAACATCCAGGACATCGTCAGCGGCTTTTACTTCCTGCGGACCCTGAACTACGACAACCGCAAAGTTGGGGAGGTTATCCGGGTCCAGGGCTTCTTCGACGACGAGGTCTTCAACATGGACGTGACCTACAAGGGCAAGGAAACGGTCGAAACGAAAGCCGGTGTCATTCGCGCTATTCGCCTCGTCCCGAAAATGCCCGAGAATAAGCTGTTTAAAGGGGAAAACGCCGTATCGGTGTACCTCTCTGACGACCGGAACAAAATCCCGGTGCTGTTTCAGGCAGAAATGTTTGTCGGCTCCGTGAAAGTCGATATGTACAAGTACCAAGGCCTGCGAAACCGGTTGAATCTGGTGGCCAAAAATTGATTCTGTTTCTAAAAGCGACTCCGTCCGAGTCGCTTTTTTTTATACCCTGCTGCCTTGCCCGAGTTCATTCTTTCTGTTGATCAACCAAGCTCCACGCTATGCCGCTGACTGAAACCTTGCCGAAGAAAAGCTCTAAGCCGCTTCTGCAGAACCTCATCCCCAACCGGCATTGCCCGCCGGCTGTGGTGCGGCCCGTGCAAAACCTGCGCCCAGGGGCCACTGGGGTAAGCCCGGTTCACAAAAAGGTAACACGCGCTACCATCCGGCAGCAAGTATTTTTGTCCTCGCGCATTTTCTTTTACCCCCAAACCCCACGACCCGTGCACCCTACTCCTTCCTCCAACGCCTACAAGATTCTGGTAGTCGATGATGACCCGGACATCGTGGAACTGCTTGAGTACAACCTGCGCAAAGAGGGCTACCTCGTGGCCAGCGCCCCCGACGGCCGCAAAGCCCTGGAAGTAGCGCCCCAGTTCGGGCCCGACATCATTCTGCTCGACGTGATGATGCCCCACCTCGACGGTATCGACACCTGCCGGCAGCTGCGGGCTATGAGCCGCTTCAAGGAAACCTACATCATCTTCCTCACGGCCCGGGCCGAGGAATTTTCGGAAGTAGCCGCCTTCGACGCCGGCGCCGATGACTTTATTGCCAAGCCCATCAAGCCCCGGGCCCTGATGAGCCGCCTGGCTGCCTTCGTCCGCCGCGACCATGAAACTTCGGCCGTGTCGGAAACCATTGAAATCAACGGCTTGACCATTGACCGCACCGGCTTTGCCGTGTTTCAGGAAGGCCGCAAGATTTCGTTGCCCAAGAAGGAGTTCGAACTGCTGGCTTTCCTGGCGGCCTCGCCCCACAAGGTTTTCGGCCGAGAGGAGCTGCTCCAGAATATCTGGGGCAACGACGTCTTCGTGCTGGCCCGCACCGTGGACGTGCACGTGCGCAAGGTCCGGGAGAAAGTCGGCGACCACCACATCCAGACCATCAAGGGCGTCGGTTACAAGTTCAACGCCGATTAAGCCCTTACCGACTTTTCAATGAACGACTGTCACCCTTCTTTTCCAGGGGTGACAGTCGTATTTTTAGCAGTTAATTACTCTGTTCATCCAGTGAACATTTCTTCCCGCACCATTGCCATTCTGATTGCGCTGCTCGTGGCCGGCGTGCTGGTCACCTTTGCCTGGATAGCGCCCACGCTGCCGTTTCAAGAGGCTTCGTTGGCTATGGGCATCACCGTGGCGGCCTGCTTTCTGCTGGTATATCTGTCGTTTGAGGCGCTGCTGTTTCGGGAAATCAATAACATCTACGCCGGGCTGGAGAATATTAAGCGCAAGGAGTTTCGGCGACTTTCCAACAAGTTCCTGTTTCGGCCGGAGCCGCTGAAGCGGATGCGGGATGAAATCCTGGAAATGGCCGAGCGCAAGGAGCGGGAAATTGACGAGCTCAAGCGCCTGCAGGTGCTGCGCCGCGAGTTTCTGGCCGACGTGTCGCATGAGCTCAAAACGCCCATCTTCGCCGCTCAGGGTTTTTTGCACACCGTGCTGGACGGCGACATGGACGACGACTTCCTCCGCCAGAAGTTTCTGAACAAAGCTGCCACCAGCCTCGACACCCTCGATGCCCTGGTGCAGGACCTGGTCACTATCTCCCAACTGGAAAAGGGCGTGGTTCGTATGCGGAAGCAGAATTTCGACCTGGCGGCCTTGGTTCGGGAAATCTTTGAGCAGTTGGAGCTTAAAGCAGCCCAGCGCAACGTCACGCTGGAGCTTTTCCCGCCCAGCCTAGCTACCGACTCCCTGCCCGTGCTGGCCGACCGGAACCGGATACGGCAGGTACTGGTCAATTTGATTGACAACGCCATTAAGTATGGCAAAGACAGCGGCCACGTCACGGTGAGCCTGGTAGAAAGCAGCAAAACGGTACGTGTGGCCGTGCGCGACGACGGGGCCGGCATTCCGAAGCAGCACCAGAACCGCATTTTCGAGCGGTTTTACCGCATCGATAAAAGCCGCTCCCGCGACTCCGGCGGCTCGGGCCTGGGCCTGGCCATCAGCAAGCATATTGTGGAAGCCCATAAGTCAGTGATTCGGGTGCGCAGTGAGATGGGCGTGGGCACTACGCTGGAATTTAAGCTACCCAAGCCCCGCTTGCCTAAAGCAGCCAGTGAAGTGCCTACTGAAGTAAGTGCGCCCGAGGCCTAAGCTTCCCAAGACTTCGGCGTACCTTTGCGGCCCGCTATGAAGAAGAATATCGATTTTAAGGACCTGATTCTGTTCGAGGACGACGACTTCGTGGTCATCAACAAGCCCCCGTTCCTGGCCACGCTCGACGAGCGGGTGGGCGGCGCGCCCAACATCCTGCGCATGGCCCGGGAGTACTCCGACGACATGCAGGCCTGCCACCGCCTCGACAAAGAAACCTCCGGGGCCCTGGCTTTGGCCAAAAATCCGGAAGCCTACCGCCACCTCTCGATGCAGTTTGAGAACCGGGAGGTCAAGAAGCTCTACCACGCCGTGGCCTGGGGCGTGCACCAGTTCGACAACAAGCTGGTAGACCGCAGCATCGAAACCACTACCAAAGGCAAAGCGCGCCTGGCCTACAAGGGCAAGCCGGCCGAGACCTACTTTACCACGCTGGAACCCTTTGCGCGCCATACGCTGGTGCAGTGCGTGCCCATCACCGGCCGCATGCACCAGATTCGCCTGCACCTGATGTACCTGCAGGCTCCCATCGTGGGCGACGTGGTATACGGCGGCGAGGATTTCTACCTGTCGACGCTGAAGAAGAAGTTCAATATGAAGGAAGGCGAGGAAGAACAGCCCTTTATTAAGCGTTTCGCCCTGCACGCCGCCAAGCTCACATTTACCCGGCTTAACGGCGAGGAAGTAACCGTGGAAGCGCCTTACCCCAAGGATTTCCGGGTGCTGGTCGATACGTTGCGGCAGTATAGCTAGGCTTTAATGCTTCTTTGGCCCGAAACCCCGCGGGTTTTGCTTTGAATAGCAAGCACCCGAAACGGCCAAAGCTGGTAAGTGAATGGGTTTTAAGCGGATAATTCTGTCTGCCCCTTTGCTTCGTAAGTGAAAAAGGGTAACTTTGTGTCCGTTTTTCCCGAACCCTTGCTGGGTTCTATCTCATTTTCAAACGCTTACTCAACTCCCCAATGGATCATCTGAGCTTCAAGACGGTGTCCGTCAACAAAGCCAACGCCAACAAGGGCTGGGTCGTGATTGATGCTGGTGACAACACCCTGGGCCGTCTGTCCAGCCAAGTTGCCAACATTCTGCGCGGCAAACACAAGCCTTCGTTCACGCCCAACTCTGATTGCGGCGATTCGGTTATCGTTATCAACGCCGACAAACTGCGCGTGACGGGTAAAAAGATGACCGACAAGATTTACGTGTCGCACTCTGGTTACCCCGGTGGCCAGAAGCGCAAGTCGATGCGTGAGGTCATGGAGCGTTCCTCGACCCGCGTTATCGAGCACGCTGTACGCGGCATGCTGCCCGGCAACCGTCTGGGCCGTGAGCAATTCCGCAACCTGTTCGTGTACGAAGGTGCCGAGCATCCCCACCAAGCTCAGCAGCCGGTAGCTGTTGATCTGAAGAACCTGTAAGCCTCACCAGCTTTCCTTTTTTTCTCTAATTTTTCATTAATGGAAATCTCCAACACCTCTGGTAGAAGAAAAACCTCGGTGGCTCGCATCTACATGCAAGCCGGGCAAGGGAATATCACTATCAACGGCCGGGAAATGAAAGCCTACTTTGGCAATGAACTCCTGGAAAACATCGTGAACCAGCCTTTGAATACGGTTGAGCAACTCAACCAGTATGACATCAAGGTGAACGTGCGCGGTGGTGGCATCTCGGCTCAGGCTGAGGCTATCCGTTTGGCCATCTCGAAAGCCCTCGTGGGTGACAACGCCGAAGTGCGTCCCGCCCTGAAAAAAGAAGGCTTCCTGACCCGTGACCCCCGCATGGTGGAACGCAAAAAGTTCGGCAAGCGCAAGGCTCGTCGTTCGTTCCAGTTCTCGAAACGCTAAACCCAGAGGAATTTTATCATGGCTCAGTCCACCACGTATAAAGAACTGCTCGACGCAGGTGCCCACTTTGGTCACCTTACGCGTAAGTGGGACCCGAAAATGGCGCCGTACATCTTCATGGAGAAGAACGGCATCCATATCATTGACCTGAACAAAACCCTGGTTTCGCTGGAGCAAGCTGCCACTGCTATCCGCAACATCGCCAAGAGCGGTCGGAAAGTAATGTTCGTTGCTACCAAGAAGCAGGCTCAGGAAATCGTTACCGAAGAGGCCAAGCGCCTGAAAATGCCATTCGTTACCGACCGGTGGTTGGGTGGCATGCTCACCAACTTCGCCACGGTTCGCAAGTCGCTGAAGAAAATGAGCACCATCGACAAGATGGTGAAGGAAAACACGGCCTACGCAGCACTTGCAAAGCGTGAGCGTCTGATGCTGTCGCGCGAGCGGGAGAAGCTGGAGCGTGTACTGGGCGGCATTGCCGACCTGAGCCGCCTGCCCGCTGCCCTGTTCGTAGTGGACGTAAAGCGTGAGCACATTGCCGTTAAAGAAGCCCAGAAACTCGGTATCCCCGTTTTCGCTATCTGCGATACGAATTCGAACCCTGAGCTGGTAAACTTCCCCATCCCTGCTAACGACGACGCCTCGAAGTCGATTTCGCTGATCGTAGGTATCATCAGCAAGGCTATCGAAGAAGGCTTGTCGGAGCGCAAAGTCGACAAAGACGAAGCGGACAAGAAGCAGTCGGAAGACGAAGGCATCCAAGAGAAGCTGGCCGCCGACGAATAGTCCGGCTACCTATTGAGAAGAGGGGAACATGCGAAGCACTCGGCTCCGGTGTTCCCTTTTTCTTTAGGTACTCCTCCCCTTTTTCGCCTATTGAGAACCTGCTGGTACGCTAGCGGTTCTTTCCTCTCATAACATCCCCTCCTTTTAACTCTCACAAGAATGGCCGCAATTACCGCCGCAGACGTGAACAAGCTCCGCACCATGACCGGTGCAGGCATGATGGATTGCAAAAAAGCGCTGACCGAAGCCGATGGCGACTTCGAAGCTGCTCGTGACATTCTGCGTAAGCAGGGTCAGAAAATTGCTGACAAGCGTGCTGACAACGAAACGTCGGAAGGCTTTGTAGCCGTAGCCGTAAGCGAAGACGGCACCGCCGGCAAGCTAGTGGCCCTGGCCTGCGAAACGGAATCGGTAGCTAAAGTTGCCTCGTTCCGCGAGCTGGTACAGCGCATCCTGGATGCTGCCGTACGTACCAATGCTACGTCGCAGGAAGAGCTGCTCGCTACCAAGGAAGAAGATGGCCTGACCATTCAGGAGCACATCACCGACCTGATGGGCAAAATCGGCGAGAAGCTGAACCTGACCTACGCCACCCTGACCGCCGAGAAAGTAGCTTCTTACATCCACTCGGACAGCAAGAAAGGCGTACTCGTAGGCCTGAAGAACGTAGGTGGTGCTGACACCGCCGCCGTTGGCCGCGACGTAGCCATGCAGATCGTAGCCATGAAGCCCGTAGCCGTTGACAAAGACGGTGTGGACGCTTCGATCACCGAGCGCGAAATCGAAATCGGCAAAGAGCAGGCGCGTGCCGAAGGCAAGCCCGAGGCTATGCTGGAGAAAATCGCTCAAGGCAAGCTGAACAAGTTCTACAAGGAGAACACCTTGTTGAACCAGGAGTTCGTGAAAGACAACTCGCTGACCATCGCTCAGCTGCTCGACAAAACGTCGAAAGGCATGACCGTAACCGACTTCAAGCGGGTGGCCATCGGTGCCTAAGATTTAAGAAGTTTAGTTTATTGAAAAGGCCCGCTGGTGAAAACCGGCGGGCCTTTTTTGTGTGTACCAAGTTTCCTTGGTACTTCGTGGCTATGACGGAAGAGAAGAAATACGCACTACGCGCCGTTTTGCAACATGGCTTTAAGTTAATCGCCATTTGTTGCGCTTCAGATGATTTTAAGATTTACAACCCAGCCTCGTGGTATAGACATTACCAACTTGTAAAAGAAATCAGTCTTTTTGCCAGATGGTTGGAGAAACTAGCGTTCTATTCAGCAATTGATTTCCAAGGCTTCATTGAGGAGCATCTGTGGCAAGAATACGAAGTAATGCGTAAACAGACGCCTACTGATTCGTTTTGGTCTATCAGGCACTGCTATATACAGGAGCTTGACAGAGTAATGCCAGCAAAAGATTGATTAGCGGCTTTGCTCAACCGAATGCTTCCGCCGGCTGGCGCCTCCAATCAAATTCTTCGCCAGCGCGGCCAGTAACAACAGAAACAGCAGCCCAATCAGGACGCGGGGCCAATTGATATTCTTCATAGCAGGGCTTTACGGGCGTTGCGGCTGACTGGTATACGCCTGCACCCGCGTAACCGCATTGCGGCGCAGGTTGAGGTAAAACAAACCGTAGTCGGCAATGTGGAAGGAGTGGCGGAGCTGGGGCTGGCCGGGCAGCAGGAAGCGCGGGTAGCCAATGGGCTGGGGCACGTTGATCCACAGCAGGCCCTTATGCACCTGGGCGCCGACGACGGCGGTATCAATCCGAGCAAAGTTGAGCGGTACGCCTCCTTTGTTCAGCTGAGCCGGGGCTGGGGCGGTGTCGAGCGTCCAAGTGAGGGGGTTGGTAGCCAGGCCGCCGGCGAAGGGCGGATACTCGTTGCCCGACTCTACAGAATTCCAGCCTACGTAGCAGCCGGTTTGGGTGGAATCCTGGCAGGGCCGCATAGTCTGGTACTCGTCGGTCTTAACCTTGAAGCCGATGAGGTAGGCCACGACGAGTTGCTTGCGGAGCTTGGGGTTGGTGTCGAAAAACTCGTGTAGCAGGCGCGTGGCGTGGAAAGTACCCTGGCTGTGGCCGGCAATGATGATAGGCCGACCTTGGTTATAGTGCGCCAAGTAGTACTGGAAAGCAGCTTTTACGTCGGAGTAAGCTAAGTCCAGAGCTTCCTTGCCATTAGTGCTTTTCTCGTCGAAAAACGAGTAAAGCGTAGCCTGGCGGTAGCGCGGGGCGTAGACGCGGGCCGCAGCATTATACACCGTGGCCTGCTTGCGGATGGTGCTGTTATCGGTGAATCGGTTCAGACGCTCATCCGAGAGGTCGGCGTTCCAGGAGAAGCTCTTGTAGTACGTGGTAGGATGCACATAGAACACGTCGGCGGCGGCCTGCCGCTGCTGGTCGTGCAGGCCGGAGCCCAGCGGTACTACGTCGGCCGAGTCGCGGCGGGTGGGCAGGGCAGCCCAGGTATCGGGCTGGGCGTAGTCGGGGGCAGTAGCGGGACGGTAGGCCGTGAACTGCTTGCCGGGTTTGATGACCTTTAAGCAGGAACTCAGGCTACTGGCGGCCAGCAGCACCGCGCCCAGATACCAGGAACGGGATAGAACGGAAATTTGCATGAGTAACAGTAGCGGGAACACAAAAATAGCTCACGCAAGCCGGTTGCGGGAGCTATTCTTCTTCTGAGCAGGTTT
Above is a genomic segment from Hymenobacter cellulosivorans containing:
- the rplM gene encoding 50S ribosomal protein L13 encodes the protein MDHLSFKTVSVNKANANKGWVVIDAGDNTLGRLSSQVANILRGKHKPSFTPNSDCGDSVIVINADKLRVTGKKMTDKIYVSHSGYPGGQKRKSMREVMERSSTRVIEHAVRGMLPGNRLGREQFRNLFVYEGAEHPHQAQQPVAVDLKNL
- the tsf gene encoding translation elongation factor Ts; translation: MAAITAADVNKLRTMTGAGMMDCKKALTEADGDFEAARDILRKQGQKIADKRADNETSEGFVAVAVSEDGTAGKLVALACETESVAKVASFRELVQRILDAAVRTNATSQEELLATKEEDGLTIQEHITDLMGKIGEKLNLTYATLTAEKVASYIHSDSKKGVLVGLKNVGGADTAAVGRDVAMQIVAMKPVAVDKDGVDASITEREIEIGKEQARAEGKPEAMLEKIAQGKLNKFYKENTLLNQEFVKDNSLTIAQLLDKTSKGMTVTDFKRVAIGA
- a CDS encoding sensor histidine kinase — its product is MNISSRTIAILIALLVAGVLVTFAWIAPTLPFQEASLAMGITVAACFLLVYLSFEALLFREINNIYAGLENIKRKEFRRLSNKFLFRPEPLKRMRDEILEMAERKEREIDELKRLQVLRREFLADVSHELKTPIFAAQGFLHTVLDGDMDDDFLRQKFLNKAATSLDTLDALVQDLVTISQLEKGVVRMRKQNFDLAALVREIFEQLELKAAQRNVTLELFPPSLATDSLPVLADRNRIRQVLVNLIDNAIKYGKDSGHVTVSLVESSKTVRVAVRDDGAGIPKQHQNRIFERFYRIDKSRSRDSGGSGLGLAISKHIVEAHKSVIRVRSEMGVGTTLEFKLPKPRLPKAASEVPTEVSAPEA
- the rpsB gene encoding 30S ribosomal protein S2 → MAQSTTYKELLDAGAHFGHLTRKWDPKMAPYIFMEKNGIHIIDLNKTLVSLEQAATAIRNIAKSGRKVMFVATKKQAQEIVTEEAKRLKMPFVTDRWLGGMLTNFATVRKSLKKMSTIDKMVKENTAYAALAKRERLMLSREREKLERVLGGIADLSRLPAALFVVDVKREHIAVKEAQKLGIPVFAICDTNSNPELVNFPIPANDDASKSISLIVGIISKAIEEGLSERKVDKDEADKKQSEDEGIQEKLAADE
- a CDS encoding RluA family pseudouridine synthase, producing the protein MKKNIDFKDLILFEDDDFVVINKPPFLATLDERVGGAPNILRMAREYSDDMQACHRLDKETSGALALAKNPEAYRHLSMQFENREVKKLYHAVAWGVHQFDNKLVDRSIETTTKGKARLAYKGKPAETYFTTLEPFARHTLVQCVPITGRMHQIRLHLMYLQAPIVGDVVYGGEDFYLSTLKKKFNMKEGEEEQPFIKRFALHAAKLTFTRLNGEEVTVEAPYPKDFRVLVDTLRQYS
- the rpsI gene encoding 30S ribosomal protein S9; its protein translation is MEISNTSGRRKTSVARIYMQAGQGNITINGREMKAYFGNELLENIVNQPLNTVEQLNQYDIKVNVRGGGISAQAEAIRLAISKALVGDNAEVRPALKKEGFLTRDPRMVERKKFGKRKARRSFQFSKR
- a CDS encoding DUF3089 domain-containing protein → MQISVLSRSWYLGAVLLAASSLSSCLKVIKPGKQFTAYRPATAPDYAQPDTWAALPTRRDSADVVPLGSGLHDQQRQAAADVFYVHPTTYYKSFSWNADLSDERLNRFTDNSTIRKQATVYNAAARVYAPRYRQATLYSFFDEKSTNGKEALDLAYSDVKAAFQYYLAHYNQGRPIIIAGHSQGTFHATRLLHEFFDTNPKLRKQLVVAYLIGFKVKTDEYQTMRPCQDSTQTGCYVGWNSVESGNEYPPFAGGLATNPLTWTLDTAPAPAQLNKGGVPLNFARIDTAVVGAQVHKGLLWINVPQPIGYPRFLLPGQPQLRHSFHIADYGLFYLNLRRNAVTRVQAYTSQPQRP
- a CDS encoding response regulator transcription factor, with the translated sequence MHPTPSSNAYKILVVDDDPDIVELLEYNLRKEGYLVASAPDGRKALEVAPQFGPDIILLDVMMPHLDGIDTCRQLRAMSRFKETYIIFLTARAEEFSEVAAFDAGADDFIAKPIKPRALMSRLAAFVRRDHETSAVSETIEINGLTIDRTGFAVFQEGRKISLPKKEFELLAFLAASPHKVFGREELLQNIWGNDVFVLARTVDVHVRKVREKVGDHHIQTIKGVGYKFNAD
- a CDS encoding DUF3108 domain-containing protein, with the protein product MWSFDTAKTERSIPNNSFTKGEVLRYKVHYGLINAAEATVELSDEIHKVNDRPCYKATVTGKTTGSFDFFLRIRDTWRSYIDTTSILPQRFFQNIEENSFRKKEYMDFDHNKNLVQVETHRKQDPVKKGSFKTPDNIQDIVSGFYFLRTLNYDNRKVGEVIRVQGFFDDEVFNMDVTYKGKETVETKAGVIRAIRLVPKMPENKLFKGENAVSVYLSDDRNKIPVLFQAEMFVGSVKVDMYKYQGLRNRLNLVAKN